From the Anguilla anguilla isolate fAngAng1 chromosome 8, fAngAng1.pri, whole genome shotgun sequence genome, one window contains:
- the LOC118234289 gene encoding uncharacterized protein LOC118234289, with protein sequence MQYTGFQETTFLQEHFNFLCQNKLIFLFFRCRDSPSCAHASVFPGWQRFNDCFFFSLLTRELVPENSTMEQYDTSYSRTRQEATSNLSNVIKNSKLIVTNPIQIYLLNTVQKDLDEDGDMVRRYTFGQNDPQKRNRTILMVGETGTGKSSLINMMVNYMLGVKWEEKIRFKIIPDEGSISVIESHTIKITAYEIYGLEELSVPFSLTVIDTPGFGDTRGLDKDKNIAQNLYKLLKSVNGVQQIDAVCLVVKASENFLSPSQKYIFDAILSIFGKNIEKNLLTLITFSDWTPPPALNAVMNSGVPFRRDEGGEPVHFLFNNLPPQDSFEKYKETYKTAWDNGEKSLSEFFQTLDRMETRSLRMTEYVLGDRRKLEACIQNLDKQIKLRHMQQKALVDQQKTLEEHKEDMRKNNNFTYKYNVVVMKIVEIKSKATCCTVCEVNCHYPGCWWAANLRWCSVMENNKCTVCPGKCSYTDHKKGNEIYEAVKEEKTGTNEDLKKDAEGKILSAKEVMSKIQQEVKDSEAEMSKLIEKSYKSIIQLRQHALKFNSDSTVKSILSLIEILKENKDMEKVEKLQEMLEM encoded by the exons ATGCAGTACACAGGTTTCCAAGAGACTACATTTTTACAAGAACACTTCAATTTTctatgtcaaaataaattaatatttctctttttcaggtGTAGAGACAGTCCCTCTTGTGCACATGCAAGCGTGTTTCCTGGCTGGCAAAGATtcaatgattgtttttttttttctttgcttacaAGAGAACTGGTACCTGAGAACTCAACAATGGAACAATATGACACAAG TTACTCTAGGACAAGACAAGAAGCTACGTCAAACTTGTCAAATGTAATTAAGAACAGCAAACTGATTGTAACAAACCCCATACAAATatacctgctgaacacagtccAGAAAGATCTGGATGAAGATGGAGATATGGTCAGGAGATACACATTTGGACAAAATGACCCTCAAAAAAGGAACAGGACAATCCTGATGGtaggagaaacaggaacaggaaagtCTTCACTCATCAATATGATGGTCAACTACATGCTGGGGGTAAAGTGGGAAGAAAAGATCAGATTTAAAATCATTCCAGATGAAGGTTCAATATCCGTGATTGAATCTCACACCATTAAGATTACTGCCTATGAGATTTATGGGCTGGAGGAACTGTCTGTTCCTTTTTCCCTCACAGTCATTGATACACCAGGATTTGGAGACACAAGAGGTCTGGATAAAGATAAAAACATTGCTCAGAATCTGTACAAATTATTGAAATCTGTAAATGGTGTTCAACAAATAGATGCAGTTTGCCTTGTGGTAAAGGCATCTGAAAATTTCCTCAGTCCCAGCCAGAAGTACATCTTTGATGCCATCCTGTCCATCTTTGGGAAGAACATAGAGAAAAACCTCCTGACTCTCATCACCTTCTCAGACTGGACTCCACCTCCAGCTCTTAATGCAGTTATGAACTCTGGCGTACCTTTCCGCAGAGACGAAGGTGGTGAAcctgttcacttcctgttcaacaACCTTCCTCCTCAGGATTCTTTTGagaaatacaaagaaacatATAAAACAGCCTGGGATAATGGAGAAAAGAGCTTGAGTGAGTTCTTTCAGACTTTGGATCGAATGGAAACTCGAAGCTTGAGGATGACTGAATATGTCTTGGGGGACCGTAGAAAACTGGAAGCTTGTATCCAGAACTTGGATAAGCAGATCAAGTTGAGGCACATGCAGCAGAAGGCACTTGTGGACCAACAGAAAACTCTGGAAGAGCACAAAGAGGACATGAGGAAAAATAACAActttacatataaatacaatgtAGTCGTCATGAAGATAGTCGAAATTAAGAGCAAAGCAACTTGCTGCACCGTGTGTGAGGTAAACTGCCACTATCCAGGGTGCTGGTGGGCAGCTAACCTACGATGGTGTTCTGTGATGGAGAACAACAAATGTACTGTCTGCCCCGGAAAATGCAGCTACACGGACCACAAAAAAGGCAATGAAATATATGAGGcagtaaaagaagaaaaaactggaaCTAATGAGGACCTGAAAAAAGATGCTGAAGGCAAAATACTCTCAGCGAAGGAAGTGATGTCCAAAATTCAGCAAGAAGTGAAGGACAGTGAGGCTGAAATGAGCAAACTGATCGAGAAGTCTTATAAGTCCATTATCCAGCTTAGACAGCATGCTCTGAAGTTTAATTCAGATTCTACTGTTAAGAGTATTCTCAGCCTGATTGAAATTCTGAAGGAGAACAAAGACATGGAGAAGGTGGAAAAACTGCAGGAGATGCTGGAGATGTGA
- the LOC118234292 gene encoding uncharacterized protein LOC118234292, with amino-acid sequence MAQSHTSCTTTREEATSNLSNVIKNSKLIVTNPIQIYLLNTVQEDLDEDGDMVRRYTFGQNDPQKRNRTILMVGETGTGKSSLINMMVNYMLGVKWEDKIRFEIIPVEGESDQTESQTTVITAYEIFGLEELSVPFSLTVIDTPGYGDTRGLDKDKNIAQNLYKLLKSVNGVQQIDAVCLVVKASENRLSPSQKYIFDAILSIFGKNMEKNLLTLITFSDWIPPPALNAVVKSGVPFRRDEDNELVHFLFNNNLCLQNYQKKYEKSLKFNWDSGIESMREFFQTLDGMETQSLRITENVLREHQRLEACIQSLDEQIEVRHMKQKALEDQQKILEEHKMDMRKNNNFTYKYNVVVIKKVPIKNKATCCTVCEVNCHYPGCWWVKDLRWCSVMEDNQCTACPGKCSYTDHKKGNEIYEAVKEEKTGTFEDLKKDTEGRILSAKEVMSKIQQEVKDGEAEMSKLIERSFQSILKLRQHALKFNSDSTVKSILSLIEILKENKDMEKVEKLQEMLEM; translated from the exons ATGGCACAATCTCACACAAG TTGCACTACAACAAGAGAAGAAGCTACGTCAAACTTGTCAAATGTAATTAAGAACAGCAAACTGATTGTAACAAACCCCATACAAATatacctgctgaacacagtccAGGAAGATCTGGATGAAGATGGAGATATGGTCAGGAGATACACATTTGGACAAAATGACCCTCAAAAAAGGAACAGGACAATCCTGATGGtaggagaaacaggaacaggaaagtCTTCACTCATCAATATGATGGTCAACTACATGCTGGGGGTAAAGTGGGAAGACAAGATCAGGTTTGAAATCATCCCGGTTGAAGGTGAAAGTGACCAAACTGAATCTCAGACCACTGTGATTACTGCCTATGAGATTTTTGGGCTGGAGGAACTGTCTGTTCCTTTTTCCCTCACAGTCATTGATACACCAGGATATGGAGACACAAGAGGTCTGGATAAAGATAAAAACATTGCTCAGAATCTGTACAAATTATTGAAATCTGTAAATGGTGTTCAACAAATAGATGCAGTTTGCCTTGTGGTAAAGGCATCTGAAAATCGCCTCAGTCCCAGCCAGAAGTACATCTTTGATGCCATCCTGTCCATCTTTGGGAAGAACATGGAGAAAAACCTCCTGACTCTCATCACCTTCTCAGACTGGATACCACCTCCAGCTCTTAATGCAGTTGTTAAGTCTGGCGTACCTTTCCGCAGAGACGAAGATAATGAACttgttcacttcctgttcaacaACAACCTTTGTCTTCAGAATTATcagaagaaatatgaaaaatcattaaaattcaACTGGGATAGCGGAATTGAGAGCATGAGGGAGTTCTTCCAGACTTTGGATGGAATGGAAACTCAAAGCTTGAGGATAACTGAAAATGTCTTGAGAGAACACCAAAGACTGGAAGCTTGTATCCAGAGCTTGGATGAGCAGATCGAGGTGAGGCACATGAAGCAGAAGGCACTTGAGGACCAACAGAAAATTCTGGAAGAGCACAAAATGGACATGAGGAAAAATAACAActttacatataaatacaatgtAGTCGTCATTAAGAAGGTCCCAATTAAGAACAAAGCAACTTGCTGCACCGTGTGTGAGGTAAACTGCCACTATCCAGGATGCTGGTGGGTAAAGGACCTACGATGGTGTTCTGTGATGGAGGACAACCAATGTACCGCCTGTCCCGGAAAATGCAGCTACACGGACCACAAAAAAGGCAATGAAATATATGAGGcagtaaaagaagaaaaaactggaaCTTTTGAGGACCTGAAAAAAGATACTGAAGGCAGAATACTCTCAGCAAAGGAAGTGATGTCCAAAATTCAGCAAGAAGTGAAGGACGGTGAGGCTGAAATGAGCAAACTGATCGAGAGGTCTTTCCAGTCCATTCTCAAGCTTAGACAGCATGCTCTGAAGTTTAATTCAGATTCTACTGTTAAGAGTATTCTCAGCCTGATTGAAATTCTGAAGGAGAACAAAGACATGGAGAAGGTGGAAAAACTGCAGGAGATGCTGGAGATGTGA
- the LOC118234241 gene encoding uncharacterized protein LOC118234241, with the protein MIKRYNSCSTTTSKWSDVIKNSVEIASEPIRTYLLNTVQEDLNNEGTVRIYTFGKKDSQKRNRTILIIGETGTGKSSIINMVVNYMLGVEWEDKIRFEIIPDEGTIRQTESQTIAITAYEIFGLSVPFSLTVIDTPGYGDTGGLEKDQSISQNLYKLFNSTRGIQQIDVVCLVVKATENRLSPNQKYIFDAILSIFGKNMEKNVMTLITFSDWLSPSEALEAITESGFPFPKNENNEPAHILFNNISSRKYQKKCENVYKTSWDNRIESMREFFQTLYRMET; encoded by the exons ATGATCAAACGGTATAACAG TTGCTCTACAACAACATCTAAATGGTCAGATGTAATTAAGAACAGTGTAGAGATTGCATCAGAACCCATAAGAACatacctgctgaacacagtccAGGAAGATCTGAATAATGAAGGAACGGTTAGAATATACACATTTGGAAAAAAGGACTCCCAAAAAAGGAACAGGACAATCCTGATCATtggagaaacaggaacagggaaGTCTTCAATCATTAATATGGTGGTCAACTACATGCTAGGTGTAGAGTGGGAAGACAAGATCAGGTTTGAAATCATTCCAGATGAAGGCACCATACGCCAGACTGAATCTCAGACCATTGCGATTACTGCCTATGAGATTTTTGGACTGTCTGTTCCTTTTTCCCTCACAGTCATTGATACACCAGGATATGGAGACACAGGTGGGCTTGAGAAAGATCAAAGTATTTCTCAGAATCTGTACAAGTTATTCAATTCCACAAGGGGCATTCAACAAATAGATGTAGTTTGCCTTGTGGTGAAGGCAACTGAAAATCGCCTCAGTCCCAACCAGAAGTACATCTTTGATGCCATCCTGTCCATCTTTGGGAAGAACATGGAGAAAAACGTCATGACTCTCATCACCTTCTCAGACTGGTTGTCGCCTTCAGAAGCTCTTGAGGCAATTACTGAGTCTGGTTTCccttttcccaaaaatgaaaacaatgaaccTGCTCACATCCTGTTCAACAACATTTCTTCAAGGAAATATCAGAAGAAATGTGAAAACGTATATAAAACGAGCTGGGATAACAGAATTGAGAGCATGAGGGAGTTCTTCCAGACTTTGTATCGAATGGAAACTTAA